A window of the Phycicoccus sp. M110.8 genome harbors these coding sequences:
- a CDS encoding DUF389 domain-containing protein, translating into MLQLRISVRTELADDVLQVLTEDPAVSSVAAVRGASIKPSGDLLFADVAREAANDVIDRLRTLGVQDDGTIHVEPVTSWLSRPGLEAERLAPGSGADSVVWLQVTQRAIEDSETNWTFMSFMVLATLIAGVAIVLDSPVLVVGAMILGPEFGPIAALGLALVRRRYGLLRRAVRALVLGFATAIAVTFLAGLAAGALGWVTGDDLTGSRPATAFIYRPDQWSFFVAVVAAAAGVLSMTSSRVGGLTGVFVSVTTIPAAGNIGLGLAFGAWHEVRGSALQLVVNLTGMALAGWVALALQQVVWSRVSRRRARLARRLRPAAPID; encoded by the coding sequence ATGCTGCAGCTGCGGATCTCGGTCAGGACCGAGCTGGCCGACGACGTCCTGCAGGTGCTGACCGAGGACCCGGCAGTGAGCAGCGTGGCCGCGGTCCGCGGCGCGTCGATCAAGCCGTCCGGGGACCTGCTCTTCGCCGACGTCGCGCGCGAGGCGGCCAACGACGTCATCGACCGGCTCCGCACCCTCGGCGTGCAGGACGACGGCACCATCCACGTCGAGCCCGTCACCTCGTGGCTGTCCCGTCCCGGCCTCGAGGCGGAGCGGCTGGCCCCCGGCAGCGGCGCCGACTCGGTCGTCTGGCTCCAGGTGACCCAGCGGGCCATCGAGGACTCCGAGACGAACTGGACGTTCATGTCCTTCATGGTGCTGGCGACCCTCATCGCCGGGGTCGCCATCGTGCTCGACTCCCCCGTCCTCGTCGTGGGGGCGATGATCCTGGGCCCCGAGTTCGGGCCCATCGCCGCGCTCGGGCTGGCGCTCGTGCGCCGGAGGTACGGGCTGCTGCGCCGCGCCGTCCGGGCCCTGGTGCTGGGGTTCGCGACGGCCATCGCGGTGACCTTCCTCGCGGGGCTCGCGGCCGGGGCGCTCGGGTGGGTGACCGGGGACGACCTCACCGGCTCACGACCCGCGACGGCGTTCATCTACCGGCCGGACCAGTGGTCGTTCTTCGTCGCGGTCGTCGCCGCCGCGGCCGGCGTGCTCTCGATGACGTCGTCGCGCGTCGGGGGCCTGACGGGCGTGTTCGTGTCCGTGACGACCATCCCGGCCGCGGGCAACATCGGGCTCGGGCTCGCGTTCGGCGCGTGGCACGAGGTGCGGGGCAGCGCGCTGCAGCTCGTCGTCAACCTGACCGGCATGGCCCTCGCGGGCTGGGTGGCCCTCGCCCTGCAGCAGGTCGTCTGGTCGCGGGTGAGCCGGCGACGGGCGCGCCTCGCGCGACGCCTCCGGCCCGCCGCCCCCATCGACTAG
- a CDS encoding metalloregulator ArsR/SmtB family transcription factor, whose translation MSATLATGEPWDAAEAEETARLLKAVADPARLRLLSIIRAAKDQEACVRDLVPAVGLSQPTVSHHLRVLTEAGLLTRERRGAWAWFHLVPGRLDDLAAIFH comes from the coding sequence GTGAGCGCGACCCTGGCGACCGGCGAGCCGTGGGACGCCGCCGAGGCGGAAGAGACCGCGCGGCTGCTCAAGGCCGTGGCCGACCCCGCCCGGCTGCGGCTGCTGTCGATCATCCGCGCGGCCAAGGACCAGGAGGCCTGCGTGCGTGACCTCGTGCCCGCCGTCGGCCTCAGCCAGCCCACGGTCAGCCACCACCTGCGGGTGCTCACCGAGGCCGGCCTGCTCACCCGCGAGCGCCGTGGCGCGTGGGCGTGGTTCCACCTCGTGCCGGGCCGGCTCGACGACCTGGCCGCGATCTTCCACTGA
- a CDS encoding uracil-DNA glycosylase, with protein MPPAPLTELVHPSWAAALEPVAGTVGELGEFLRQEVAAGHGYLPAGGHVMRAFEQPLDAVRVLIVGQDPYPTPGHAVGLSFSVAPDVQPIPRSLVNIYKELQADLGVPAPTTGDLSPWADRGVLLLNRVLTVRPGKPASHRGKGWEAVTAAAITALVERGGPLVAILWGRDARNLVPHLGGTPCVESAHPSPLSAHSGFFGSRPFSRANELLARQGADPIDWSLP; from the coding sequence ATGCCGCCCGCTCCCCTCACCGAGCTCGTCCACCCCTCGTGGGCGGCGGCGCTGGAGCCCGTCGCCGGGACCGTCGGTGAGCTCGGCGAGTTCCTGCGCCAGGAGGTCGCCGCGGGGCACGGCTACCTGCCGGCGGGCGGGCACGTGATGCGCGCGTTCGAGCAGCCGCTCGACGCGGTGCGCGTGCTCATCGTCGGTCAGGACCCCTACCCGACGCCAGGCCACGCCGTGGGGCTGTCGTTCTCGGTCGCGCCCGACGTCCAGCCCATCCCACGGTCGCTGGTCAACATCTACAAGGAGCTGCAGGCCGACCTGGGCGTCCCGGCCCCCACGACGGGTGACCTGTCCCCGTGGGCCGACCGCGGCGTGCTGCTGCTCAACAGGGTGCTCACGGTCAGGCCCGGCAAGCCGGCCAGCCACCGCGGCAAGGGCTGGGAGGCGGTCACCGCGGCCGCCATCACCGCCCTCGTCGAGCGCGGCGGCCCGCTCGTCGCGATCCTCTGGGGCCGCGACGCCCGCAACCTCGTCCCGCACCTCGGCGGCACCCCGTGCGTCGAGAGCGCCCACCCCTCACCGCTGTCGGCCCACTCCGGGTTCTTCGGCTCGCGCCCGTTCAGCCGGGCCAACGAGCTGCTGGCCCGGCAGGGCGCCGACCCGATCGACTGGAGCCTCCCGTGA
- a CDS encoding SGNH/GDSL hydrolase family protein, translating to MSDDAIDRADQTHLPERGKVWHRYVAIGDSFTEGMSDADPDHPDRYVGWADRLARHLSELADGDLTYANLAVRGRLLADVVGPQLDAALALGPDLVSMVGGGNDILRPRADLDAIAGQLEAAVVRIRATGADVLLATPTDPVGAPVLKHLRGRHAVHSANVFSIAQQHGCYVINQWGMRALQDWRLWSEDRIHMTAEGHRRVALNALSALGHETDREDWSTPLPPPEPVGRREAVAANADWARTHLAPWVQRRLRGESSGDTVTAKRPQLRPVDPA from the coding sequence GTGAGCGACGACGCCATCGACCGCGCCGACCAGACCCACCTGCCCGAGCGGGGCAAGGTGTGGCACCGCTACGTCGCGATCGGCGACTCCTTCACCGAGGGCATGAGTGACGCCGACCCCGACCACCCCGACCGGTACGTCGGCTGGGCCGACCGCCTCGCCCGGCACCTGTCCGAGCTCGCGGACGGCGACCTCACCTACGCCAACCTGGCCGTGCGCGGACGCTTGCTCGCCGACGTCGTCGGACCGCAGCTCGACGCGGCACTGGCCCTCGGGCCCGACCTCGTCTCGATGGTCGGGGGCGGCAACGACATCCTGCGCCCGCGCGCGGACCTCGACGCGATCGCCGGGCAGCTCGAGGCCGCGGTCGTGCGCATCCGGGCGACCGGGGCCGACGTCCTGCTCGCCACCCCCACCGACCCCGTCGGCGCCCCCGTCCTCAAGCACCTGCGCGGCCGTCACGCCGTCCACTCGGCCAACGTCTTCAGCATCGCCCAGCAGCACGGCTGCTACGTCATCAACCAGTGGGGCATGCGTGCGCTGCAGGACTGGCGGCTCTGGTCCGAGGACCGCATCCACATGACGGCCGAGGGACACCGCCGCGTCGCCCTCAACGCCCTCTCCGCACTCGGGCACGAGACCGACCGCGAGGACTGGTCGACGCCGCTGCCCCCGCCGGAGCCGGTCGGCCGCCGCGAGGCCGTCGCCGCCAACGCCGACTGGGCCCGTACGCACCTCGCGCCCTGGGTCCAACGCCGGCTGCGCGGGGAGTCCTCGGGCGACACCGTCACCGCCAAGCGCCCGCAGCTGCGCCCGGTCGACCCGGCCTGA
- a CDS encoding acyl-CoA dehydrogenase family protein: protein MPATRLMPTEEGQDLIDLTREICTKELLPRVAEAERRAATAPELPVDAFRVLGRAGLLSLPYAEELGGGGQPYEVYLQVVEEIASVWMSVAVGVSVHALTCYPVAQFGTDEQRERLLPGMLSGDQLGAYCLSERSAGSDAGSMTTRATPDDAASPTAYRLKGTKAWISHAGHADFYTTFARTSDDGGRGLSCLVVPGDAEGLSFGTPERKMGLHCDPVSEVHFDGVEVDADRLVGEPGQGMAIALSALDSGRLGIAAAATGLAQAALDHAVAYAKEREQFGHPIGDFQGLAFLLADMEAAVTSARAAYLHAARLRDAGRAFSKEAAVAKLVATDNAMRVTTDAVQVLGGAGYTQDFPLERYMREAKVTQIFEGTNQIQRLVISRQLLQNTPKRG from the coding sequence ATGCCTGCCACGCGCCTCATGCCCACCGAGGAGGGCCAGGACCTCATCGACCTCACCCGTGAGATCTGCACCAAGGAGCTGCTCCCGCGGGTGGCCGAGGCCGAGCGCCGCGCCGCCACCGCGCCGGAGCTGCCCGTGGACGCGTTCCGGGTGCTCGGCCGCGCCGGCCTCCTCTCCCTGCCGTATGCCGAGGAGCTCGGCGGAGGGGGCCAGCCCTACGAGGTGTACCTCCAGGTCGTCGAGGAGATCGCCTCGGTGTGGATGTCGGTGGCCGTGGGCGTCAGCGTCCACGCGCTCACCTGCTACCCGGTCGCCCAGTTCGGCACCGACGAGCAGCGCGAGCGCCTGCTGCCCGGCATGCTCTCCGGCGACCAGCTCGGCGCCTACTGCCTGTCCGAGCGGTCGGCCGGCTCCGACGCCGGCTCGATGACCACCCGGGCGACGCCCGACGACGCGGCCAGCCCCACGGCATACCGGCTCAAGGGCACCAAGGCGTGGATCAGCCACGCGGGGCACGCGGACTTCTACACGACGTTCGCGCGCACCTCCGACGACGGGGGCCGCGGGCTCTCCTGCCTCGTCGTGCCCGGCGACGCCGAGGGCCTGTCGTTCGGCACCCCCGAGAGGAAGATGGGCCTGCACTGCGACCCGGTCAGCGAGGTGCACTTCGACGGGGTCGAGGTCGACGCGGACCGGCTGGTCGGCGAGCCCGGCCAGGGCATGGCCATCGCCCTGTCCGCCCTGGACTCCGGCAGGCTCGGGATCGCCGCCGCCGCAACGGGTCTCGCGCAGGCGGCCCTCGACCACGCGGTCGCGTACGCCAAGGAGCGCGAGCAGTTCGGCCACCCGATCGGCGACTTCCAGGGGCTGGCGTTCCTGCTCGCCGACATGGAGGCGGCGGTCACGAGCGCCCGCGCGGCCTACCTGCACGCCGCCCGGCTGCGCGACGCCGGCCGCGCGTTCTCCAAGGAGGCGGCCGTCGCCAAGCTCGTCGCCACCGACAACGCCATGCGCGTCACGACCGACGCGGTGCAGGTCCTCGGCGGCGCCGGCTACACCCAGGACTTCCCGCTCGAGCGGTACATGCGGGAGGCCAAGGTGACCCAGATCTTCGAGGGCACCAACCAGATCCAGCGGCTCGTCATCAGCCGCCAGCTGCTCCAGAACACGCCCAAGAGAGGCTGA
- a CDS encoding SDR family NAD(P)-dependent oxidoreductase: protein MQITENTVALVTGGASGLGEATVRRLHADGAAVVVVDLPSSNGEALAAELGDRARFAAADVRDEAQVQAAVDSARELGTLRIVVNCAGVGTPGRVVGRKGPLPLQTFADVVSINLVGTFNVLRLAAAAMLENEPVDGDRGVVVMTASIAAYDGQIGQAAYAASKGGVVGLTLSAARDLADKAIRVMTVAPGTFMTPMLAGLPEEATAVLEAQVPHPSRLGQPAEYASLVRHVVDNPMLNGEVIRLDGALRMPPR from the coding sequence GTGCAGATCACCGAGAACACCGTCGCCCTCGTCACCGGCGGCGCCTCCGGCCTCGGCGAGGCCACCGTCCGACGGCTGCACGCCGACGGGGCCGCCGTCGTCGTGGTCGACCTCCCGTCGTCCAACGGCGAGGCCCTGGCCGCCGAGCTCGGCGACCGCGCGCGGTTCGCCGCCGCCGATGTCCGTGACGAGGCGCAGGTGCAGGCCGCCGTCGACTCCGCGCGCGAGCTCGGCACCCTGCGCATCGTCGTCAACTGCGCCGGCGTCGGCACCCCCGGCCGCGTCGTCGGCCGCAAGGGCCCGCTGCCGCTGCAGACCTTCGCCGACGTCGTCTCCATCAACCTCGTCGGGACCTTCAACGTCCTGCGCCTCGCCGCCGCCGCGATGCTCGAGAACGAGCCGGTCGACGGCGACCGTGGCGTCGTCGTCATGACCGCGTCGATCGCCGCCTACGACGGCCAGATCGGCCAGGCCGCGTATGCCGCGAGCAAGGGCGGCGTCGTCGGCCTCACCCTGAGCGCCGCCCGCGACCTCGCGGACAAGGCGATCCGGGTCATGACCGTCGCGCCGGGGACGTTCATGACGCCCATGCTGGCAGGGCTGCCCGAGGAGGCCACGGCCGTCCTCGAGGCGCAGGTGCCGCACCCGTCGCGGCTGGGCCAGCCGGCCGAGTACGCCAGCCTGGTGCGGCACGTCGTGGACAACCCGATGCTCAACGGCGAGGTCATCCGCCTCGACGGTGCCCTGCGCATGCCGCCCCGCTGA
- a CDS encoding GNAT family N-acetyltransferase, with amino-acid sequence MPELVEPDTRFHASFLRAMAGFTAEGRGSVDDDSMIGRDLRTWAASWDEPGAFAAYVDELRAQALADTPRPAYMVPSTTLWWVEGEEWLGRIQLRQRLNERLLAGGGHIGYDVAPEHRRRGHATAMLRAMLAIARTRHGIVSALVTCDPDNVASRRVIEACGGVLEDERDGKLRFWVPTQA; translated from the coding sequence GTGCCCGAGCTGGTCGAGCCCGACACCCGGTTCCACGCCTCGTTCCTGCGGGCGATGGCGGGCTTCACCGCGGAGGGTCGCGGGTCGGTCGACGACGACTCGATGATCGGGCGCGACCTGCGCACGTGGGCGGCGAGCTGGGACGAGCCGGGCGCCTTCGCGGCATACGTCGACGAGCTCCGGGCCCAGGCGCTCGCGGACACCCCGCGCCCCGCCTACATGGTGCCGTCGACCACGCTGTGGTGGGTCGAGGGCGAGGAGTGGCTGGGGCGGATCCAGCTGCGGCAACGGCTCAACGAGCGGCTGCTCGCCGGTGGCGGCCACATCGGCTACGACGTGGCCCCCGAGCACCGCCGCCGGGGGCACGCGACGGCCATGCTGCGGGCGATGCTCGCCATCGCGCGGACGCGCCATGGCATCGTCTCGGCGCTGGTCACCTGCGACCCGGACAACGTCGCGTCCCGCCGGGTCATCGAGGCGTGCGGAGGCGTCCTCGAGGACGAGCGGGACGGCAAGCTCCGCTTCTGGGTGCCGACGCAGGCCTGA
- the gabT gene encoding 4-aminobutyrate--2-oxoglutarate transaminase, which translates to MLEQKRVLATSIPGPKSQALQQRKTAAVSAGVGTGLPVYVEQASGGILRDVDGNQLIDFGSGIAVTTVGNGNPRVVEAVQKQIADFTHTCFMVTPYEEYVLVAEALAELTPGDHEKRSALFNSGSEAVENAVKVARHFTGRQAVVAFDHAYHGRTNLTMALTAKSMPYKHRFGPFASEVYRVPMAYPYRWPTGPEACAEEAFETFTSMVHAQVGESNTAAVILEPIQGEGGFIVPAPGFVKMVADWCRDNEILFIADEVQSGFCRTGDWFASEHEGVVPDLVTTAKGIAGGMPLAALTGRADVMDAIHTGGLGGTYGGNPVACAAALASIETMKADDLCGRAREVEALFRPRLEALANKHGVIGDIRGRGAMLAIELVSDLEKKTPDADLAGRVNKACHERGLVTLTCGTFGNVFRFLPPLSSSDELLSEGLDVLEEAFAASV; encoded by the coding sequence ATGCTCGAGCAGAAGCGCGTCCTCGCCACGTCGATCCCCGGTCCGAAGAGCCAGGCCCTCCAGCAGCGCAAGACGGCTGCGGTGTCGGCCGGTGTGGGCACGGGCCTGCCGGTCTACGTCGAGCAGGCCAGCGGGGGCATCCTGCGCGACGTCGACGGCAACCAGCTCATCGACTTCGGCTCGGGCATCGCCGTCACCACCGTCGGCAACGGCAACCCGCGGGTGGTGGAGGCGGTGCAGAAGCAGATCGCCGACTTCACCCACACCTGCTTCATGGTGACGCCGTACGAGGAGTACGTCCTCGTCGCCGAGGCGCTCGCCGAGCTCACCCCCGGCGACCACGAGAAGCGCTCGGCCCTCTTCAACTCCGGCTCCGAGGCCGTCGAGAACGCCGTCAAGGTGGCCCGCCACTTCACCGGCCGCCAGGCCGTCGTCGCCTTCGACCACGCCTACCACGGCCGCACCAACCTGACGATGGCGCTGACCGCGAAGAGCATGCCGTACAAGCACCGCTTCGGGCCGTTCGCCTCCGAGGTCTACCGCGTGCCGATGGCCTACCCCTACCGCTGGCCCACCGGGCCCGAGGCGTGCGCGGAGGAGGCGTTCGAGACGTTCACGTCGATGGTGCACGCCCAGGTCGGCGAGTCCAACACCGCCGCCGTCATCCTCGAGCCGATCCAGGGCGAGGGCGGGTTCATCGTGCCGGCGCCGGGCTTCGTGAAGATGGTCGCCGACTGGTGCCGTGACAACGAGATCCTCTTCATCGCCGACGAGGTCCAGTCCGGCTTCTGCCGCACCGGCGACTGGTTCGCCTCCGAGCACGAGGGCGTGGTGCCCGACCTCGTCACCACCGCCAAGGGCATCGCCGGCGGTATGCCGCTGGCCGCCCTCACGGGGCGCGCGGACGTCATGGACGCCATCCACACCGGTGGCCTCGGCGGCACCTACGGCGGCAACCCGGTGGCCTGTGCCGCGGCGCTGGCGTCGATCGAGACGATGAAGGCCGACGACCTGTGCGGCCGGGCTCGCGAGGTCGAGGCGCTCTTCCGCCCGCGGCTCGAGGCGCTCGCGAACAAGCACGGTGTCATCGGCGACATCCGCGGTCGTGGCGCGATGCTCGCGATCGAGCTCGTCTCCGACCTGGAGAAGAAGACGCCCGACGCCGACCTCGCGGGCCGGGTCAACAAGGCCTGCCACGAGCGCGGCCTGGTCACCCTGACCTGCGGCACGTTCGGCAACGTGTTCCGTTTCCTGCCGCCGCTGTCGTCCTCGGACGAGCTGCTGTCGGAGGGCCTGGACGTGCTCGAGGAGGCGTTCGCCGCGTCGGTCTGA